From Sciurus carolinensis unplaced genomic scaffold, mSciCar1.2, whole genome shotgun sequence, one genomic window encodes:
- the LOC124974828 gene encoding cell division cycle-associated protein 3-like — protein MKTSSADPQSPLVKELGDVFETEASKSNLPPESVLTLGEPSSSELDLPLATQLSLEDQMLPWNDPELPSKQVSSPESARHPTKTPVASESADNSSKDAESP, from the coding sequence ATGAAGACCAGCAGTGCAGACCCTCAGAGTCCACTGGTGAAAGAACTGGGTGATGTATTTGAGACTGAAGCCTCCAAATCAAATCTTCCCCCAGAATCTGTTCTGACCCTGGGAGAACCTTCATCTTCTGAGCTGGATTTGCCTTTGGCTACTCAGTTATCACTTGAGGACCAGATGCTACCTTGGAATGACCCTGAGCTCCCTTCCAAACAGGTGTCTTCCCCAGAGTCTGCAAGACATCCCACAAAAACCCCTGTGGCCAGCGAGAGTGCAGACAATTCCTCAAAAGACGCTGAGAGTCCCTGA